Proteins from a single region of Catenulispora acidiphila DSM 44928:
- a CDS encoding alpha/beta fold hydrolase yields MPYVTVGEENSAPIEIFYEDHGQGRPVVLIHGFPLSGRAWERQERALLAAGRRVITYDRRGFGRSSQPTTGYDYDTFAADLDKLLAALDLTDVDLAGHSMGGGEIARYLGTYGSARIGKAVIVSGVPPYLLKTAETPQGVPQEVFDEIAGALVADRFGYFTEWNKSFFNLDETLGKRISPEAVQDAWNTAVSASPTGTIACVATWITDFRADLPKIDIPVLVLHGTADRILPIDATGARTHELIKDSEYVAIEGADHGLCWTYAEEVNAELLRFLG; encoded by the coding sequence ATGCCCTACGTCACCGTCGGCGAAGAGAACTCCGCGCCCATCGAGATCTTTTACGAGGACCACGGCCAGGGACGTCCCGTGGTGCTGATCCACGGATTCCCGCTGTCCGGGCGGGCGTGGGAGCGCCAGGAGCGGGCGCTGCTCGCCGCCGGCCGCCGCGTGATCACCTACGACCGGCGCGGATTCGGCCGTTCCAGCCAGCCGACCACCGGCTACGACTACGACACGTTCGCCGCCGACCTGGACAAGCTCCTGGCAGCGCTCGATCTCACCGACGTCGACCTGGCCGGGCATTCGATGGGCGGCGGCGAGATCGCGCGCTACCTCGGGACGTACGGTTCGGCGCGGATCGGCAAGGCGGTGATCGTCTCCGGTGTGCCGCCGTACCTGCTCAAGACTGCGGAGACGCCGCAGGGTGTGCCGCAGGAGGTGTTCGACGAAATCGCCGGAGCCCTAGTCGCCGACCGGTTCGGCTACTTCACCGAGTGGAACAAGAGCTTCTTCAACCTGGACGAGACCCTCGGCAAGCGCATCAGCCCCGAGGCCGTGCAGGACGCCTGGAACACCGCGGTGTCCGCCTCGCCGACCGGCACCATCGCCTGCGTGGCCACCTGGATCACCGACTTCCGCGCGGACCTGCCCAAGATCGACATCCCGGTGCTGGTGCTGCACGGCACCGCCGACCGGATCCTGCCCATCGACGCCACCGGCGCCCGCACCCACGAACTGATCAAGGACAGCGAGTACGTCGCCATCGAAGGCGCCGACCACGGCCTGTGCTGGACCTACGCCGAGGAGGTCAACGCCGAACTGCTCAGATTCCTGGGCTGA
- a CDS encoding LysR family transcriptional regulator has translation MTSPELNHLQLLTMVGELGSLGRAAEKLGISQPAASKRMDQLERRLGLRLVERNSRGSALTAEGKAVCQWAEKVVASFDALLVGAAALRTDIGNDLRVASSMTLAEHLVPRWIGALQRQLPDVVVSLRMTNSTQVAALAAAREVGLGFIEAPTVPRGLSSRLVGTDRLAIVVGPDHPWARRSGPVGLAELARTRLLVREHGSGTRETLERVLSRAEADPAKPLMVLDANAAMRAAVADGAGPAVMSMMTVRNDLEVGRLVEIPVEGMDLHRRLRAVWSTNRPLTDAESRLLQIAVQSRRLTPTIGPQVRKTR, from the coding sequence ATGACATCTCCCGAGCTCAATCACCTTCAGCTCCTGACGATGGTCGGTGAGCTCGGCAGCCTCGGGCGGGCCGCCGAGAAGCTGGGGATCAGCCAGCCCGCGGCGAGCAAGCGCATGGACCAGCTGGAGCGGCGCCTCGGTTTGCGCCTGGTCGAGCGGAACAGCCGGGGCTCGGCTTTGACCGCCGAGGGCAAGGCGGTGTGCCAATGGGCGGAGAAGGTGGTGGCGAGCTTCGACGCGCTGCTGGTCGGCGCGGCCGCCCTGCGTACCGATATCGGCAACGATCTGCGGGTGGCCTCCAGCATGACGCTCGCGGAGCACCTTGTGCCCCGGTGGATCGGAGCGCTCCAGCGGCAGCTGCCCGACGTGGTGGTCAGCCTCAGGATGACCAATTCCACGCAGGTCGCCGCCCTGGCCGCGGCCCGCGAGGTGGGCCTGGGGTTCATCGAGGCGCCGACCGTGCCCCGAGGCCTCTCCTCGCGCCTGGTCGGCACCGACCGGCTCGCCATCGTGGTCGGTCCCGATCACCCGTGGGCGCGCCGGAGCGGCCCGGTCGGCCTGGCTGAACTCGCTCGCACCCGCCTCCTGGTCCGCGAGCATGGCTCAGGCACCCGCGAAACGCTGGAACGCGTCCTGTCCCGCGCCGAGGCCGACCCAGCCAAGCCCCTCATGGTGCTGGACGCCAACGCCGCCATGCGCGCCGCCGTCGCCGACGGCGCAGGTCCCGCCGTGATGAGCATGATGACCGTACGCAACGACCTCGAAGTCGGCCGCCTGGTAGAGATCCCGGTCGAGGGAATGGACCTCCACCGCCGCCTCCGCGCCGTCTGGTCCACCAACCGGCCACTGACCGACGCCGAAAGCCGCCTGCTCCAGATCGCCGTGCAATCCCGCCGCCTCACCCCGACGATCGGCCCGCAGGTACGCAAGACCCGATGA
- a CDS encoding NADPH-dependent FMN reductase: MAKVTIIVASTRPSRIGHLIGDWVKQETEAFKGFDDVELVDLAVLNLPFMNEPHHPRLKRYVHQHTLDWSATVAAADAFLFVMPEYNYGYNAELKNAIDYLHQEWQYKPVGLVSYGGVAGGTRAAQMIKQVVTTLKMTPIFEAVPIPFVHQFITEQGTFQPNDIMTTALAATLEELLRVSEALRPLRQTPSE, translated from the coding sequence ATGGCCAAGGTGACCATCATCGTCGCGAGCACCCGTCCGAGCCGGATCGGGCACCTGATCGGCGACTGGGTCAAGCAGGAGACCGAGGCGTTCAAAGGCTTCGATGACGTCGAGCTGGTGGACCTGGCCGTGCTCAACCTGCCGTTCATGAACGAGCCGCACCACCCCCGCCTGAAGCGCTACGTCCACCAGCACACCCTGGACTGGAGCGCGACCGTCGCCGCGGCGGATGCCTTCCTCTTCGTCATGCCGGAGTACAACTACGGCTACAACGCCGAACTGAAGAACGCGATCGACTACCTGCACCAGGAGTGGCAGTACAAGCCGGTCGGACTCGTGAGCTACGGCGGCGTCGCCGGCGGCACCCGCGCCGCCCAGATGATCAAGCAAGTCGTCACCACCCTCAAGATGACGCCGATCTTCGAAGCCGTCCCGATCCCCTTCGTCCACCAATTCATCACCGAGCAGGGCACCTTCCAGCCCAACGACATCATGACCACCGCCCTCGCCGCGACGCTGGAAGAACTGCTGCGCGTGAGCGAGGCCCTGCGACCGTTGCGCCAGACCCCTTCTGAGTGA
- a CDS encoding DUF2255 family protein, whose protein sequence is MPMAAWNEEELARIDAADEVTLESERLDGSLRVPVPMWAVSAGGRAYVRAINGRISPWFRGVQSRNQGRVTATGFGTDVAFHDAEPAEQALVDDAYRAKYGHHDHLGMVLTEQARQATLRLTPR, encoded by the coding sequence ATGCCTATGGCGGCCTGGAACGAGGAAGAACTCGCGCGCATTGATGCCGCGGACGAGGTGACGCTGGAGTCGGAGCGCCTTGACGGCAGCCTGCGCGTCCCGGTCCCGATGTGGGCCGTCAGCGCCGGCGGCCGCGCCTACGTCCGCGCGATCAACGGCCGGATCAGCCCGTGGTTCCGCGGTGTCCAGTCCCGCAACCAGGGCCGGGTCACCGCCACCGGGTTCGGCACGGACGTCGCGTTCCACGACGCGGAGCCCGCCGAGCAAGCCTTGGTCGACGACGCGTACCGCGCGAAGTACGGACACCACGACCACCTGGGGATGGTGCTGACCGAGCAGGCCCGCCAGGCCACGCTCCGGCTCACCCCCCGATGA
- a CDS encoding glycosyltransferase: MKVGIVLFGSRGDIQPYAALAHGLTAAGHEVVIAANADAAPIVDAVGVRFVPVAELDIRKWLSSPVGQEALMAGTAQALLDSANAWIVSALPSLVAATKEVADGADVVISGFPMDDYVAAVCAAQGVPMIIGYLTPWLPTKEFPPAYMRVGRPDPELLSGEDNLRTYQEFEEIFWRGRREAVAELRASLGLAPVDRPLLQTAPDLGYTVLHAYSPVVVPTPQDWGQGNVFTGYWRLPAAARERLGEAVPPAELVEWLDAGTPPIYLGFGSMPIMDPAPVLRMAAAAAERAGVRILIGAGWTDMTEAAAGLPDHVAVVNEVDHDWLFPRCAAVVHHGGAGTVAAGLTAGRPSFVFSMFFDQPYWGAQIARLHAGGGRMLTEMDLDTLTEAMVLLGDGHVRGHAAEIGDRLRQEDGVAAAIKVITDPARAVIPR, translated from the coding sequence ATGAAGGTTGGCATTGTGCTCTTCGGCAGTCGTGGGGACATCCAGCCCTATGCCGCGTTGGCCCACGGGCTGACCGCGGCGGGGCATGAGGTGGTCATCGCGGCCAACGCCGACGCGGCACCGATCGTCGACGCGGTCGGGGTCAGGTTCGTACCCGTCGCCGAGCTGGACATCAGGAAGTGGCTCAGTTCGCCCGTCGGCCAGGAAGCGCTCATGGCCGGGACCGCGCAGGCGCTGCTGGACAGCGCCAACGCGTGGATCGTCTCGGCTCTGCCGAGCCTCGTCGCGGCGACGAAGGAGGTCGCCGACGGCGCGGACGTCGTGATCTCCGGGTTCCCGATGGACGACTACGTGGCCGCCGTGTGCGCGGCGCAGGGGGTGCCGATGATCATCGGCTACCTGACCCCGTGGCTGCCCACCAAGGAGTTCCCGCCGGCCTACATGCGCGTCGGCCGGCCCGACCCGGAGCTGCTCTCCGGCGAGGACAACCTGCGCACCTACCAGGAGTTCGAGGAGATCTTCTGGCGCGGCAGGCGCGAGGCGGTCGCCGAACTGCGCGCGTCGCTCGGCCTGGCGCCGGTGGACCGTCCGCTGCTGCAGACCGCCCCCGACCTCGGCTACACGGTGCTCCACGCGTACAGCCCGGTCGTGGTCCCGACCCCGCAGGACTGGGGTCAGGGCAACGTGTTCACCGGGTACTGGCGGCTCCCGGCGGCGGCGCGCGAGCGGCTCGGCGAGGCGGTGCCCCCCGCCGAGCTGGTGGAGTGGCTCGACGCCGGCACCCCGCCGATCTACCTCGGGTTCGGCAGCATGCCCATCATGGACCCGGCGCCGGTGCTGCGGATGGCCGCCGCGGCCGCGGAGCGTGCCGGTGTACGCATCCTGATCGGCGCGGGGTGGACGGACATGACCGAGGCCGCCGCCGGGCTGCCCGACCACGTCGCGGTGGTGAACGAGGTCGACCACGACTGGCTCTTCCCGCGCTGCGCGGCAGTCGTGCACCACGGCGGGGCGGGCACCGTGGCCGCCGGGCTGACCGCGGGACGCCCCTCCTTCGTCTTCTCCATGTTCTTCGACCAGCCGTACTGGGGCGCCCAGATCGCCCGGCTGCACGCCGGCGGCGGGCGCATGCTCACCGAGATGGACCTGGACACGCTCACCGAGGCGATGGTGCTGCTCGGCGACGGCCACGTACGCGGCCACGCCGCCGAGATCGGCGACCGGCTCCGGCAGGAGGACGGCGTCGCGGCGGCGATCAAGGTGATCACCGACCCGGCTCGCGCCGTCATTCCCCGATAG
- a CDS encoding choice-of-anchor D domain-containing protein: MTWLTAVAIGVSGLTGPFPAHAHADVVTVSNDPGRTGWDRSEPHLSPGAVNGSDFGQLFSTALTGQIYAQPLVVGSTVVVATEENHVYGLDSETGAIKWSTYLGPSWPASTVGCGDLTPDIGVTSTPVYDPASGDLYVTAKVDDGANATVPHYYLFALNAGTGAVVPGWPMSVQGAPSNDPTNTFDAEDQLQRTGLLLQNGSVYMAFGSLCDVLPFRGYVAGVNTATRALHMWTAEAGPNASGAGIWQAGGGIVSDGGDGMFIATGNGVTPPAGPGTSPPATLSESVAHLGVAADGTISATDFFAPTDAGTLDANDQDLASGGPVALPDAEFGTSADPHLMVEIGKAGELYLLNRDALGGRGQGSGGGDQVLGETALTGVWGHPAVWGGDGGYVYLTESQGYLTALGYGQTSSGTPALHLAGTSAATFGYSSGSPVVTSDGTSSGSALVWVVQSSGADGGGGQLMVYNAVPSQRVLTLLRAWPLGTVSKFTVPATNGGRVYVGTRDGNLLAFGAPINQALESGPVHFGSTAVGSTGSATATLTATRTVTVSAITAPAPFGVAPPALPVTLTAGQTLTVPSTFSPTTWGAVTGQIQLTTDQGTIYVGLDATGTQPGLAATPPSLDYGDRAVGSGETLALSVENTGTTTETFTSLTAPAVPFTANGLPKAGDTLAPGAADTFTVAYAPTAVGDDRSSVVLTSDQGAVTIPLTGVAQIADDQVTISPTTLSLGKVDVSQTSAPQSFTVTNTGNLTLTVTKAAPPTAPFTVLNPIPEGQQLAPGESYTVSMLFTPYQLANFTGTYAISTDTGQGEMDVTVTGTGTPTPAIPVPPPGGDWTVNGSARMAGTNLELTTPHNTHSAGSAVYGTPVPSAGLKADFTARLNGGSGGDGLTFSLLDAAKSKPTSLGTADGGMGFSGLKGVAVVLGTHREKGAPSDNFVGIATGNRDGSLTYLATSTHVPALRKGTHAVTVQATGGRLAVSVDGKVVLSPAVALPAQVLPAFTAATGALTDDHMVSAAVISSGGANLPAPGGGWSYNGTSALSGPDTLLTRAGHDQPGTVTSPTPLGIHAMELQFTSVIDGAAAGRGLTFSLFDAALVTPGAVGERGDGLGASGLPGVYLILNTYTGGKAASSVAIGTNPASGTAPTLLYSTANLPSLLGTHTVWVMYFGGLLSIAIDGTLVLQGTVALPATALPSFTAGTGQGGDAHLVRDVSLQYF; this comes from the coding sequence ATGACGTGGCTGACCGCCGTCGCGATCGGTGTGTCCGGCCTGACAGGGCCCTTCCCCGCGCACGCGCACGCCGACGTGGTCACGGTGTCCAACGATCCGGGCCGCACCGGCTGGGACCGCAGCGAGCCGCACCTCTCACCGGGAGCCGTGAACGGCAGCGACTTCGGGCAGCTGTTCTCCACCGCGCTCACCGGCCAGATCTACGCGCAGCCGCTGGTGGTCGGCTCGACCGTGGTCGTGGCGACCGAGGAGAATCACGTCTACGGCCTCGACAGCGAGACCGGCGCGATCAAGTGGTCGACCTACCTCGGCCCGTCCTGGCCGGCCTCGACGGTCGGCTGCGGTGACCTGACCCCCGACATCGGGGTCACCTCGACACCGGTCTACGACCCGGCCTCCGGCGACCTCTATGTGACGGCGAAGGTCGACGACGGCGCGAACGCGACTGTCCCGCACTACTACCTCTTCGCCCTGAACGCCGGCACCGGTGCGGTGGTCCCGGGGTGGCCGATGAGCGTCCAGGGCGCGCCGTCGAACGACCCGACGAACACCTTCGACGCCGAGGACCAGCTCCAGCGCACGGGACTGCTGTTGCAGAACGGCTCGGTGTACATGGCTTTCGGGAGCCTGTGCGACGTCCTGCCGTTCCGGGGCTACGTGGCCGGGGTGAACACGGCCACCCGGGCGCTGCACATGTGGACCGCCGAGGCCGGTCCGAACGCCTCGGGCGCGGGGATCTGGCAGGCCGGCGGCGGGATCGTCTCCGACGGCGGCGACGGCATGTTCATCGCCACCGGCAACGGCGTCACCCCGCCGGCCGGTCCCGGCACCTCGCCGCCGGCCACGCTCTCGGAGTCGGTGGCGCATCTCGGGGTGGCCGCCGACGGCACGATCTCGGCCACCGACTTCTTCGCCCCGACCGACGCCGGAACGCTCGACGCGAACGATCAGGACCTTGCCTCCGGCGGTCCGGTGGCGCTGCCCGACGCCGAGTTCGGGACCAGCGCCGATCCGCACCTGATGGTCGAGATCGGCAAGGCGGGCGAGCTCTACCTCCTCAACCGCGACGCCCTCGGCGGTCGCGGCCAGGGCAGCGGCGGCGGCGATCAGGTGCTCGGCGAGACAGCGCTGACCGGGGTGTGGGGCCACCCGGCGGTGTGGGGCGGGGACGGCGGCTACGTCTACCTCACCGAATCGCAGGGCTATCTCACAGCACTGGGTTACGGACAGACGAGCAGCGGCACCCCCGCGCTGCACCTGGCCGGCACGAGCGCCGCGACGTTCGGCTACTCGTCCGGCTCGCCGGTGGTGACCTCCGACGGCACTTCCTCGGGGTCGGCTCTGGTGTGGGTCGTCCAGTCCTCGGGAGCCGACGGCGGCGGCGGGCAGCTCATGGTCTACAACGCCGTGCCGTCCCAGCGGGTGCTCACGCTGCTGCGCGCGTGGCCGCTGGGCACCGTCTCCAAGTTCACCGTGCCGGCGACCAACGGCGGGCGCGTCTACGTCGGCACGCGCGACGGCAACCTGCTCGCCTTCGGCGCTCCGATCAACCAGGCCTTGGAAAGCGGGCCGGTGCACTTCGGTTCCACGGCCGTGGGTTCCACCGGCTCCGCGACGGCCACTTTGACCGCGACCAGGACCGTCACAGTCTCGGCGATCACCGCCCCTGCCCCCTTCGGCGTCGCGCCGCCCGCGCTGCCGGTCACGCTGACCGCCGGCCAGACCCTGACCGTTCCCTCTACGTTCTCGCCCACCACCTGGGGCGCGGTCACCGGGCAGATCCAGCTGACGACCGATCAGGGCACGATCTACGTCGGACTGGACGCCACCGGCACGCAACCAGGCCTGGCCGCCACGCCACCGTCGCTGGATTACGGGGACAGGGCGGTCGGCAGCGGCGAGACGCTGGCACTGAGCGTGGAGAACACCGGCACCACCACCGAGACGTTCACCTCCCTGACCGCACCGGCCGTGCCGTTCACCGCGAACGGACTGCCCAAGGCCGGCGACACGCTCGCGCCGGGCGCCGCCGACACCTTCACCGTGGCCTACGCGCCGACCGCCGTCGGCGACGACCGCTCCTCGGTCGTGCTGACCAGCGATCAGGGTGCGGTCACGATCCCGCTGACCGGCGTCGCGCAGATCGCCGACGATCAGGTCACGATCAGCCCGACGACCCTGTCCCTGGGGAAGGTGGACGTCAGCCAGACCTCGGCTCCGCAATCGTTCACCGTCACCAACACCGGCAACCTGACGCTGACCGTCACCAAGGCGGCGCCGCCGACCGCACCGTTCACGGTGCTCAACCCGATCCCCGAGGGTCAACAACTCGCCCCGGGCGAGAGTTACACGGTCTCGATGTTGTTCACCCCGTATCAGCTGGCGAACTTCACCGGCACGTATGCGATCAGCACCGACACCGGCCAGGGCGAGATGGACGTGACCGTGACGGGCACCGGTACGCCGACGCCCGCGATCCCCGTGCCTCCGCCGGGCGGCGACTGGACGGTCAACGGCTCGGCCCGCATGGCGGGGACGAACCTGGAGCTCACCACGCCGCACAACACGCACAGCGCAGGCTCTGCGGTCTACGGCACGCCGGTGCCCAGCGCGGGTCTGAAGGCCGACTTCACCGCGCGGCTGAACGGCGGCAGCGGGGGCGACGGGCTGACGTTCAGCCTGCTCGACGCGGCGAAGTCGAAGCCCACTTCACTGGGCACCGCCGACGGCGGTATGGGCTTCTCAGGCTTGAAGGGGGTCGCGGTCGTGCTGGGCACCCACCGGGAAAAGGGCGCGCCGTCGGACAACTTCGTCGGGATCGCGACCGGGAACCGCGACGGCTCGCTCACCTATCTCGCGACCTCGACCCATGTCCCCGCCTTGCGCAAAGGCACGCACGCCGTGACCGTGCAGGCGACCGGCGGCCGGCTCGCCGTGTCGGTGGACGGCAAGGTGGTGCTCTCACCCGCGGTCGCCCTGCCGGCCCAGGTGCTGCCCGCGTTCACCGCAGCCACAGGCGCGCTCACCGACGATCACATGGTCAGCGCGGCCGTGATCTCATCGGGCGGCGCGAACCTCCCGGCGCCCGGCGGCGGCTGGTCCTACAACGGCACTAGCGCGCTGAGCGGTCCGGACACCCTCCTGACCCGCGCTGGCCACGACCAGCCCGGCACCGTGACCTCTCCGACCCCGCTCGGGATCCACGCCATGGAGCTCCAGTTCACGTCGGTCATCGACGGCGCAGCGGCGGGCCGCGGCTTGACGTTCAGCCTCTTCGACGCCGCATTGGTGACCCCCGGCGCGGTGGGGGAGCGCGGTGACGGACTGGGTGCGAGCGGCCTGCCGGGGGTGTATCTGATCCTGAACACCTACACCGGCGGCAAGGCGGCTTCGAGCGTCGCGATCGGAACCAACCCGGCATCGGGCACCGCACCGACGCTGCTCTACAGCACCGCGAATCTGCCGAGTCTGCTGGGGACCCACACAGTGTGGGTGATGTACTTCGGCGGCTTGCTCAGCATCGCCATCGACGGAACGCTCGTGCTGCAGGGCACTGTCGCACTGCCTGCCACCGCGCTGCCGTCGTTCACGGCGGGTACCGGGCAAGGCGGCGACGCGCACCTCGTGCGCGATGTGTCGCTCCAGTACTTCTAA
- a CDS encoding DHA2 family efflux MFS transporter permease subunit, translated as MSEAAASAGPRPRVAATLVLASIGAFVTSLDVVVVATALPSLKAHLGASLSDLEWTINAYNLAFASLMLTGAALGDRFGRRRMYVVGLAVFTGSSVACATAGSVGVLIAARAVQGAGAAVVLPLSLTLISEAFPLEKRGAAIGIWGGVTGLGVSVAPLVGGAVIQGIDWQWIFWINVPVGVVAAAASAVLLKESRGPRPRLDLVGLPLIAVGLLALVWAPVRAPSVGWGSGEVISALIVGAVLIAAFVVWQSRAPLPMMPLEYFRDRAFSSAGAVAVLFSFALIGAVFWIAQMLQVGMGYSPFASGIRMLVFTMMPMVFAPLGGIGADKAGNRPFMVGGLLMMGAGFLWLGLTVKAGVGYTSLVAPFVVAGIGISFVFPTLGNAAIGAVPPADSGVAAGASNTMREIGGLFGVAILAAVFTANGSYASPAAFMHGSRYAIVVAGVVALAAVIPALLGPSRSEAIAAAE; from the coding sequence ATGAGTGAGGCCGCCGCGAGCGCGGGTCCCCGGCCCCGTGTCGCCGCGACGCTGGTCCTGGCCTCGATCGGCGCCTTCGTCACGTCGCTGGACGTCGTGGTCGTCGCGACCGCGCTGCCGTCGCTGAAGGCTCATCTGGGTGCGAGCCTGTCCGATCTCGAGTGGACGATCAACGCCTACAACCTCGCGTTCGCCTCGCTGATGCTCACCGGAGCCGCGCTCGGGGACCGTTTCGGACGCCGAAGGATGTACGTCGTCGGCCTGGCGGTGTTCACCGGCTCGTCCGTCGCGTGCGCGACCGCGGGCAGCGTGGGGGTGCTGATCGCGGCGCGGGCGGTGCAAGGCGCTGGCGCGGCCGTCGTGCTGCCGCTGTCGCTCACGTTGATCAGCGAGGCGTTCCCGCTGGAGAAACGGGGCGCCGCGATCGGGATCTGGGGCGGTGTCACCGGTCTGGGCGTCTCCGTCGCTCCGCTGGTGGGCGGTGCAGTCATCCAGGGCATCGACTGGCAGTGGATCTTCTGGATCAATGTGCCGGTCGGCGTGGTCGCTGCGGCGGCCTCCGCGGTCCTGTTGAAGGAGAGCCGGGGTCCGCGCCCGCGGTTGGACCTGGTCGGCCTGCCGCTGATCGCGGTCGGGCTGCTCGCTCTGGTCTGGGCGCCGGTCCGGGCGCCGTCGGTCGGATGGGGCAGCGGCGAGGTGATCAGCGCACTGATCGTCGGCGCGGTCCTGATCGCCGCGTTCGTGGTCTGGCAGAGCCGGGCGCCGTTGCCGATGATGCCGCTGGAGTACTTCCGCGACCGCGCGTTCTCCTCGGCGGGCGCGGTGGCCGTCCTGTTCTCCTTCGCGCTGATCGGAGCGGTGTTCTGGATCGCGCAGATGCTCCAGGTCGGCATGGGCTACTCCCCCTTCGCCTCGGGGATCCGCATGCTGGTGTTCACCATGATGCCGATGGTCTTCGCCCCCTTGGGCGGCATCGGCGCCGACAAGGCCGGCAACCGCCCGTTCATGGTCGGCGGCCTGCTGATGATGGGAGCCGGGTTCCTCTGGCTGGGGCTGACGGTCAAGGCCGGCGTGGGCTACACCTCGCTCGTGGCTCCGTTCGTCGTGGCGGGCATCGGCATCTCCTTCGTCTTCCCGACGCTGGGCAACGCCGCGATCGGCGCGGTGCCGCCCGCCGACTCGGGAGTGGCAGCCGGCGCCAGCAACACGATGCGGGAGATCGGCGGGCTGTTCGGGGTGGCGATCCTCGCCGCCGTCTTCACGGCCAACGGCAGCTACGCCTCGCCGGCGGCGTTCATGCACGGGAGCAGATACGCGATCGTGGTCGCCGGTGTGGTGGCCCTCGCCGCGGTGATCCCGGCGCTGCTCGGCCCGTCCAGAAGCGAGGCGATCGCCGCTGCCGAGTAG
- a CDS encoding TetR/AcrR family transcriptional regulator — MGRASRADAAKHREHVVAAAARLLRERGSAETSVQDVMSAAGLTHGGFYKQFASKQELTGIAVTEAFEGISGLLARIGEESADRTQARTRYLDAYLTPEHRDSLGTGCANTALAADAARASADSPLRQSYTAGVKQTLDGLARIEPAADQDDGEARRQAIVDLATMVGALTLARGIAGDPLSDEILAAVRAALDTRR, encoded by the coding sequence ATGGGCCGAGCCTCACGAGCCGACGCCGCGAAGCACCGCGAGCACGTGGTGGCCGCCGCCGCCCGTCTGCTGAGGGAACGGGGCAGCGCCGAGACCAGCGTCCAGGATGTGATGTCGGCCGCGGGGTTGACGCACGGAGGCTTCTACAAGCAGTTCGCCTCGAAGCAGGAGCTGACGGGTATCGCCGTCACGGAGGCGTTCGAGGGGATCAGCGGCCTGCTGGCGCGGATCGGCGAGGAATCCGCGGACCGGACGCAAGCCCGGACGAGATACCTCGACGCATACCTCACGCCCGAGCACCGCGACTCGCTCGGCACCGGATGCGCCAACACCGCCCTCGCCGCCGACGCCGCCCGCGCATCGGCCGACAGCCCGCTGCGTCAGTCATACACCGCCGGGGTGAAGCAGACCCTTGACGGACTCGCCAGAATCGAACCCGCGGCGGACCAGGACGATGGCGAAGCCCGCCGCCAGGCCATCGTCGACCTCGCGACCATGGTGGGCGCCCTCACGCTGGCGCGGGGGATCGCGGGGGACCCGCTGTCCGACGAGATCCTCGCCGCGGTGCGCGCCGCCCTCGACACGCGACGGTAG